A section of the Pseudorasbora parva isolate DD20220531a chromosome 2, ASM2467924v1, whole genome shotgun sequence genome encodes:
- the g6pc1b gene encoding glucose-6-phosphatase b encodes MEVLYGYGISSTLYLQTHYGHAQSWFTFVSTVADLRTTFLFFFPIWFHLQSAVGVKLVWVAVVGDWLNLVLKWIMFGERPYWWVKETVFYGNLTLPQIKQFPMTCETGPGSPSGHAMGAAGVYYAMITSLLPILQGCDPLKRWCLQGLLWALFWAVQVCVSLSRVFIAAHFPHQVFAGVVSGIAVAKAFNRVSWIYSASLKGYVHTILCLIFVALGTYALLYAASIDPYWSLMKAQKWCIQSEWVHLDTTPFAGLLRNTGALFGLGLSLHLPIHGDLEKNKRCGNSAFYRLTCTAATLPLLSLLDSFRPPTSTHALFYVLSFCKSATVPLTTISFVPYCIRTLTKAYHRMKAY; translated from the exons ATGGAAGTCTTGTATGGTTATGGGATAAGCAGCACGTTATACCTACAAACGCATTATGGACATGCCCAAAGCTGGTTTACGTTTGTGTCTACTGTGGCAGACCTGCGTacaacctttttattttttttccccatctGGTTCCACCTACAGTCAGCAGTAGGAGTGAAGCTGGTCTGGGTTGCTGTTGTGGGAGACTGGCTCAACTTAGTCCTCAAGTG GATTATGTTTGGGGAGCGTCCTTATTGGTGGGTTAAAGAAACCGTTTTTTATGGCAACTTGACTCTACCACAAATCAAACAGTTCCCCATGACCTGCGAGACTGGCCCTG GAAGTCCCTCGGGCCATGCAATGGGAGCTGCAGGGGTTTACTACGCCATGATCACATCACTGCTGCCGATTTTGCAGGGATGTGACCCCCTAAAAAGATG GTGCTTGCAGGGTCTTCTTTGGGCTCTTTTCTGGGCTGTGCAGGTGTGTGTCAGTCTTTCTCGAGTCTTCATTGCAGCTCATTTCCCACATCAGGTCTTTGCTGGAGTTGTTTCAG GAATTGCAGTGGCCAAGGCTTTTAATAGAGTGTCCTGGATCTATTCAGCAAGCTTGAAGGGTTATGTGCACACCATCCTCTGTCTCATTTTTGTTGCGCTGGGGACTTATGCTCTGTTGTATGCTGCTTCAATAGACCCCTACTGGAGCCTAATGAAGGCACAGAAGTGGTGCATTCAGTCTGAATGGGTCCATCTGGACACCACACCCTTTGCTGGCCTCCTCCGCAACACCGGGGCCCTGTTCGGGCTAGGGCTGAGCCTCCATTTGCCTATTCATGGTGATCTGGAAAAAAACAAGAGATGTGGAAACAGCGCCTTTTACAGACTGACCTGTACAGCAGCAACACTGCCACTCCTGAGCCTCTTAGACTCATTCAGACCACCGACTAGCACTCATGCTCTCTTTTATGTACTTTCTTTCTGTAAGAGCGCTACTGTGCCTCTAACCACAATAAGTTTTGTACCTTACTGTATTAGGACATTAACAAAAGCATACCACAGAATGAAAGCatattaa
- the aoc2 gene encoding retina-specific copper amine oxidase has translation MNSLLKYLLILLGLISVIINIVLICLNSNRLPKCMSQRQETLKFPHSDKSLVFADLTAEEYKSVRDYMWNQPDLKISKSFAAKPSENFLFLIDLSLPRKADVLRYLDGSGQKPAREASVVVFFGERGHLKEYVVGPLPGPKMLLRDVTQEKYNTSTLPFTARTVTIGEYAQLFTLFGQVFQKLLKPLRESFGYIPKQRELLMFEGMPRGIKSGERRTWVSFFRDFSGMYIHPVGFEMLINHESVNTSEWTIDRLLYNGQYFDSIDVFIKDYDGNKFKKIIYKEISNYASLKPRGKPSGLGPQQYYLKGKRFSVKNNHVIYLDWTFAFGLSSLTGMRVFDIRFKGDRIAYELSVQEAMSVYGSVTPGMMLTKFLDSSIGIGRFAHELVRGIDCPYAATYVDTYRYIDTNVTQRYRNSICVFEHDIGRPLRRHFSDFFHNSYGGMANSALVFRTITAIGNYDYIWDFIFYQSGSVEARVHATGYISSSYKVDGNMKYGHQVAENVLGNIHTHFINFKVDLDILGVKNIFQTKDMKYEEVILPWRPSEKAKIPHLVEQQIRTEKEAAMLHSAKTPRYLHIASNQTNRWGHQRSYRLQVVSFAGDHLPESESVERSMSWARYKVAITKHKDEEQTSSSLYSQNYMWSPFVDFSKYIEDNEVIENEDLVAWVTAGFLHIPHAEDIPNTVTVGNGGGVILRPHNYFDEDPSINSPDGVYFGPGSESDCEYNKMACLEKDQCSSTLEPFTYHGFEGVMKFE, from the exons ATGAATTCTCTGTTAAAATACTTATTGATACTTCTGGGACTTATTTCAGTGATCATCAACATTGTTTTGATATGCTTAAATTCGAATAGGCTTCCGAAATGTATGTCCCAGAGGCAAGAAACCCTAAAATTTCCTCATTCAGATAAAAGTCTGGTTTTTGCGGACCTGACAGCAGAGGAGTACAAGTCTGTTCGCGACTACATGTGGAATCAACCAGACTTGAAGATCTCCAAATCGTTCGCAGCAAAGCCCTCagagaattttctttttttaattgatcTCTCGCTCCCAAGGAAAGCTGATGTGCTGCGCTACTTGGATGGCAGTGGACAGAAGCCCGCGCGCGAAGCGAGCGTCGTGGTGTTTTTTGGCGAAAGAGGTCACCTGAAGGAATATGTGGTGGGACCGTTACCTGGTCCAAAGATGTTACTTCGAGATGTTACTCAGGAGAAGTACAACACGTCGACGTTGCCCTTCACAGCCCGAACAGTGACAATTGGGGAGTATGCGCAACTTTTCACACTGTTTGGTCAAGTTTTCCAAAAACTTTTAAAACCGCTAAGAGAAAGTTTTGGTTATATCCCAAAACAAAGGGAGCTCCTGATGTTTGAGGGTATGCCGAGGGGCATCAAAAGTGGTGAACGCAGGACCTGGGTTTCTTTTTTCCGCGACTTCAGTGGCATGTACATCCATCCTGTGGGCTTCGAGATGCTGATCAATCACGAAAGCGTCAACACATCAGAATGGACGATTGACAGGTTGTTGTACAACGGCCAGTACTTCGACAGCATTGACGTATTTATTAAAGATTACGATGGGAACAAATTCAAAAAGATAATCTACAAAGAAATCTCAAATTACGCCTCCCTGAAGCCGAGGGGAAAACCTTCTGGTTTAGGACCACAGCAGTATTATCTTAAAGGTAAACGTTTCAGCGTTAAAAACAACCACGTGATTTATCTGGACTGGACCTTTGCGTTTGGCTTGAGCTCTCTGACTGGGATGAGGGTGTTTGATATTCGTTTTAAAGGAGACAGGATTGCGTACGAACTCAGCGTGCAGGAGGCGATGTCTGTCTACGGTTCTGTAACGCCTGGGATGATGCTCACGAAGTTCCTCGACTCCAGTATCGGAATCGGCCGCTTCGCTCACGAGCTCGTGCGTGGGATCGACTGTCCGTATGCTGCCACCTATGTAGACACGTACCGCTATATTGACACAAACGTCACGCAGCGTTACAGAAACTCAATCTGTGTTTTTGAGCATGACATCGGGCGACCTCTGCGACGACACTTCTCAGATTTCTTTCATAATAGTTACGGTGGGATGGCAAACAGCGCTCTGGTTTTCCGCACAATTACTGCTATAGGGAACTACGATTACATATGGGACTTTATTTTCTATCAAAGCGGCTCCGTGGAGGCGAGAGTTCACGCCACGGGCTACATATCATCCTCCTATAAGGTTGATGGAAATATGAAGTACGGCCACCAGGTTGCAGAGAATGTCCTTGGAAATATCCATACACATTTTATTAACTTTAAAGTCGACCTGGATATCTTAG gaGTGAAGAATATATTTCAGACTAAAGACATGAAATATGAGGAGGTGATTTTGCCATGGAGGCCCTCAGAAAAAGCAAAGATACCACATTTGGTGGAGCAGCAAATCAGGACAGAGAAAGAAGCAGCGATGCTTCATAGCGCAAAAACACCCCGTTACCTTCATATAGCCAGTAATCAGACTAATCGCTGGGGCCACCAGCGCTCTTACAGGCTTCAAGTGGTAAGCTTTGCTGGAGATCACCTTCCTGAAAGCGAGTCTGTAGAGAGGTCCATGTCCTGGGCACG gTATAAAGTTGCTATAACCAAGCATAAAGATGAAGAGCAGACTAGTAGCAGTCTATACAGTCAGAACTACATGTGGTCCCCATTTGTTGACTTCAGCAAATATATTGAAGATAATGAGGTGATCGAAAATGAG GACTTGGTAGCCTGGGTGACCGCTGGTTTCCTGCACATTCCGCATGCCGAAGACATCCCTAACACAGTTACAGTGGGCAATGGTGGTGGTGTCATCCTTAGACCGCACAACTATTTTGATGAAGATCCGTCCATCAACTCACCTGATGGAGTGTATTTTGGTCCGGGCTCTGAGAGTGACTGTGAGTACAACAAAATGGCGTGTCTGGAAAAGGATCAATGCAGTTCCACACTGGAGCCGTTTACTTACCATGGATTTGAAGGTGTCATGAAGTTTGAGTAA